A portion of the Deinococcus peraridilitoris DSM 19664 genome contains these proteins:
- a CDS encoding S8 family serine peptidase, translating to MKKYATLGTSLALVLAACGTNTPSNTSLHDSARSAGSQPIQAQAVSTLTECQALYGNQTSGVRVDSGLRYGSVVTLILSFADDASKGRAVDWMDANLDVDPGEGLGAFDHLPMVAVKTLVTPELVERLQANLPGLVSVYQDAPLRYLLAESVAYIKADAARATYGVSGKGVGVAVIDSGIDASHPDLQVGQNVGRNVKIVGPITDVGVGGYLYADLPNTDTTSGHGTHVASTIAGSGAASRGSARVRTGVAPGATLIGIGAGDGISILYALQGFDFALNPDNREKYNIRVISNSWGSSGDFAPYNPINLASKRAYDQGVVVAFAAGNEGPGANTLNPYSASPCVISVAAGDKQGNLANFSSRGISGDALVHPDITAPGVRISAARASTGAIVLPDTDNPLYSTISGTSMATPHISGVVALMLEANPALKLDSILSIFKKTASPMYYTSGGVTKQRELWEVGYGYVNANAAVREAVKSNTSKYTLSTSDLPSWSGTVEPALCAPLLDCAVNARDTHTLSVPSGTSALRVNTDWGNPAYDLDLYVYDPSGKLVASSTQGASVSEEVSIPSPVAGEWKVVLEGYLNASTSYTGTAAVDQVVRK from the coding sequence CTGGCGGCATGCGGAACGAACACGCCGAGCAACACGTCCCTGCACGATTCCGCCCGATCGGCGGGGAGCCAGCCCATTCAGGCGCAGGCGGTTTCGACCCTGACCGAGTGCCAGGCGCTGTACGGCAACCAGACGAGCGGTGTGCGTGTCGATTCGGGCCTGCGCTACGGCTCGGTCGTGACCCTGATTCTTTCGTTCGCCGACGACGCCTCCAAAGGACGCGCGGTGGACTGGATGGACGCCAACCTCGATGTCGACCCGGGCGAGGGCCTGGGGGCATTCGATCACCTGCCCATGGTAGCCGTGAAGACGCTGGTCACCCCCGAACTTGTCGAGCGCCTCCAGGCCAACCTGCCCGGCCTTGTCTCGGTGTACCAGGACGCGCCCCTGCGCTACCTGCTGGCCGAGAGCGTCGCTTACATCAAGGCCGACGCGGCGCGTGCCACCTACGGTGTGAGCGGCAAGGGCGTCGGCGTGGCCGTGATCGACTCGGGCATCGACGCTTCCCACCCGGATCTGCAGGTCGGTCAGAACGTGGGCCGTAACGTCAAGATCGTCGGTCCCATCACCGACGTCGGGGTGGGCGGTTACCTGTATGCCGACCTGCCCAACACCGATACCACCAGCGGTCACGGCACGCACGTCGCGAGCACCATCGCAGGAAGCGGCGCGGCGTCCAGAGGCAGCGCGCGGGTGCGCACCGGCGTGGCCCCCGGCGCGACCCTCATCGGCATTGGTGCCGGGGACGGAATCTCGATCCTCTATGCGCTGCAGGGATTTGACTTTGCGCTGAATCCGGACAACCGTGAAAAGTACAACATCCGGGTGATCAGCAACTCCTGGGGCTCCAGCGGTGACTTCGCGCCGTACAACCCCATCAACCTGGCGTCCAAGCGTGCATACGACCAGGGCGTCGTGGTCGCCTTCGCGGCGGGCAATGAAGGCCCGGGGGCCAACACCCTCAATCCATACTCGGCGAGTCCCTGCGTGATCAGCGTGGCCGCCGGTGACAAGCAGGGCAACCTCGCGAACTTCTCCAGCCGCGGAATTTCCGGGGACGCGCTCGTGCACCCGGACATCACCGCGCCGGGTGTGCGCATCAGTGCCGCGCGGGCCAGCACCGGCGCCATCGTGTTGCCCGACACCGACAACCCGCTGTATTCCACCATCAGCGGGACCAGCATGGCCACCCCGCATATCTCGGGCGTCGTGGCGCTGATGCTGGAGGCCAACCCGGCCCTCAAGCTCGACTCCATCCTGAGCATCTTCAAGAAAACTGCCAGCCCGATGTACTACACCAGTGGCGGCGTGACCAAGCAGCGCGAGCTGTGGGAAGTCGGCTACGGGTACGTGAACGCGAACGCCGCCGTACGCGAGGCGGTCAAGTCCAACACCAGCAAGTACACCCTGAGTACCAGTGACCTGCCCTCGTGGAGCGGAACCGTCGAACCCGCTCTCTGCGCGCCATTGCTCGACTGCGCCGTGAATGCGCGCGACACGCACACCCTCAGTGTGCCCTCGGGCACTTCAGCCCTGCGTGTCAACACCGACTGGGGCAACCCCGCCTACGACCTCGATCTCTACGTCTATGACCCCAGTGGCAAGCTGGTGGCTTCCAGCACGCAGGGCGCCAGCGTCAGCGAGGAAGTCAGCATCCCCAGCCCCGTCGCGGGCGAGTGGAAGGTGGTGCTGGAAGGCTACCTGAACGCCTCGACAAGCTACACCGGCACGGCAGCCGTCGATCAGGTCGTGCGCAAGTAG